In Syntrophomonas wolfei subsp. wolfei str. Goettingen G311, a single window of DNA contains:
- the ylqF gene encoding ribosome biogenesis GTPase YlqF, which yields MTINWFPGHMVKARREIEKNIKLVDIALILLDARAPFSCRNSDLEKIARNKKVVMVLNKADLASPEAIRRYMQALEQEGFLVATMDSLSGKGRQAVLRMAKSAFREKAEELQRKGRRPRAIRAMVMGVPNIGKSTFLNCLVGQKIAQTGAKPGVTRGKQWVRLHEDIELLDTPGLMWPRVESEEQGLKLALLDIVGENAYSEYEVGLYLLSILKDKHPQILLEKLGLDVGNQLEEEMLAAIARKRGYLLKGGVPDLDKTCQVLLQEFRRGKLGTISLD from the coding sequence TTGACTATTAACTGGTTCCCAGGCCACATGGTAAAGGCCAGGAGAGAAATAGAAAAGAACATAAAACTGGTTGACATAGCTTTAATACTGCTCGATGCCCGGGCTCCTTTTTCCTGCCGGAATAGCGATTTAGAGAAGATAGCCCGGAATAAGAAAGTTGTAATGGTATTAAACAAGGCTGACCTGGCCTCGCCGGAAGCCATCCGTCGTTATATGCAAGCTCTTGAGCAGGAGGGTTTTCTGGTAGCTACTATGGATTCTCTCAGCGGTAAGGGTCGTCAAGCAGTTTTAAGAATGGCAAAATCAGCCTTCCGGGAGAAGGCGGAGGAATTGCAAAGAAAAGGTAGAAGACCAAGAGCTATCCGAGCAATGGTAATGGGGGTTCCCAATATCGGGAAATCTACTTTTTTGAACTGTCTGGTGGGGCAGAAAATTGCTCAGACCGGAGCCAAACCGGGGGTAACCAGAGGTAAACAATGGGTACGGTTGCATGAAGATATTGAATTGCTGGATACACCAGGCTTGATGTGGCCCCGGGTTGAAAGTGAGGAACAGGGATTAAAACTGGCTCTTTTGGATATAGTGGGGGAGAATGCTTATAGCGAGTATGAGGTAGGACTTTACTTGCTCTCTATTTTAAAAGATAAACACCCACAAATCCTGCTGGAGAAGCTGGGATTGGATGTAGGAAACCAACTTGAAGAAGAGATGCTGGCGGCTATAGCCAGAAAGAGAGGATACCTGCTTAAAGGTGGAGTACCCGACCTGGATAAAACCTGCCAGGTCTTGTTGCAGGAATTTCGGCGGGGAAAATTGGGAACTATCAGCCTGGACTAA
- the rplS gene encoding 50S ribosomal protein L19 — translation MQNIIKSIEEEYYKKDLPRFGPGDTVKVHVKVVEGTRERLQVFEGTVIKIRGTGLSQTFTVRRTTSGVGVERTFPLHSPKIARIEVTRRGKVRRGRLYYLRQLTGKKARVKEKGRY, via the coding sequence ATGCAAAACATAATCAAGTCTATCGAAGAGGAATACTATAAGAAAGACCTGCCTCGCTTCGGCCCCGGCGATACCGTCAAGGTTCATGTCAAGGTGGTGGAGGGTACCCGGGAAAGGCTTCAGGTTTTTGAAGGAACGGTAATAAAGATTAGAGGCACCGGTTTGTCCCAAACTTTTACCGTAAGGAGAACCACATCTGGGGTTGGAGTAGAAAGGACATTTCCTCTGCATTCTCCCAAAATTGCCCGAATCGAAGTGACCAGAAGGGGCAAGGTTCGCAGGGGACGCCTGTACTATCTCCGCCAACTGACGGGCAAGAAGGCCCGGGTAAAAGAAAAAGGCAGGTATTAA
- a CDS encoding RNA methyltransferase, producing the protein MRKAKVYIALLHYPMYNKRMEIITTSITNLDLHDISRVARTYDVDAFFLVHPSPNQQELIRDIISYWQDGYGGQYNPDRKDAFNIIKSAETLEEVQEYLESMNGEKVFTVATDARLYANTISYSQLKNMVFNEEKSFLLLFGTGWGIQKEIMESCDYILQPIEAKRNYNHLSVRSAVSIILDRLLGEYWFNL; encoded by the coding sequence TTGAGAAAAGCGAAAGTATACATCGCTCTGTTACACTATCCGATGTATAACAAGCGTATGGAAATAATAACCACTTCTATCACCAACCTGGATTTGCATGACATCTCCCGGGTAGCGCGTACCTATGATGTAGATGCGTTTTTTCTGGTCCATCCTTCCCCTAACCAACAGGAATTGATAAGAGATATTATTTCTTACTGGCAGGATGGTTATGGGGGCCAATACAACCCTGACCGGAAAGATGCTTTCAATATCATAAAAAGTGCTGAAACTTTGGAAGAAGTGCAAGAATACCTGGAGAGTATGAATGGAGAAAAGGTTTTTACGGTAGCTACGGATGCTCGATTATATGCCAATACCATTAGCTATAGCCAGCTGAAAAACATGGTTTTTAATGAAGAGAAATCATTTTTACTCCTCTTTGGCACCGGTTGGGGAATACAAAAGGAAATAATGGAGAGTTGTGATTATATATTACAACCCATCGAAGCGAAGCGGAACTATAATCACCTGTCGGTTCGCAGCGCTGTATCGATAATTTTGGATCGCTTGTTAGGAGAATACTGGTTTAACCTATAG
- the trmD gene encoding tRNA (guanosine(37)-N1)-methyltransferase TrmD produces MKIDILTLFPEMFVSPFNESIIKRAREQGIITINITNIRDFAQDRQQQVDDYPYGGGAGMVLKANVLGTAIEEVKGPDTWVLYMSPQGKPLNQDRVWELARRKELLIVCGHYEGIDERVMAMVDEEISIGDYILTGGELPAMVLVDAIARLIPGVLGDENSAMEESFSCSLLEYPQYTRPASYGEQEVPEVLLSGHHENIRRWRKKQSLLRTLLKRPDLLLKKCFDEEEKSLLEEILFHRENKR; encoded by the coding sequence ATGAAGATAGATATTTTAACCCTGTTTCCTGAGATGTTTGTCTCTCCCTTTAATGAGAGCATAATAAAAAGGGCCCGGGAACAGGGAATTATCACTATCAATATTACAAATATCCGGGATTTTGCTCAGGATCGGCAGCAACAGGTGGATGATTACCCTTATGGTGGGGGAGCAGGCATGGTTTTAAAAGCTAATGTCTTGGGAACTGCTATAGAAGAAGTGAAAGGCCCCGATACATGGGTGCTGTATATGTCTCCCCAGGGCAAGCCGCTTAACCAGGACAGGGTGTGGGAATTAGCCAGAAGGAAGGAACTGCTCATTGTCTGTGGTCATTATGAAGGAATAGACGAGAGAGTTATGGCCATGGTAGATGAGGAAATCTCCATAGGTGATTATATACTAACCGGAGGTGAACTTCCGGCTATGGTTTTGGTCGATGCTATAGCTAGATTGATACCAGGAGTTTTGGGCGATGAGAATTCAGCTATGGAAGAATCCTTTAGTTGCTCACTGCTGGAATATCCGCAGTACACCAGACCGGCTAGCTATGGTGAGCAGGAAGTTCCGGAAGTTCTTCTTTCCGGGCACCATGAAAATATCCGGCGTTGGAGAAAAAAACAGAGTCTTTTGCGTACTCTCTTGAAACGCCCCGATCTTTTATTGAAGAAATGCTTTGATGAAGAAGAAAAAAGCTTGTTGGAGGAAATACTATTCCACAGGGAGAATAAGCGTTGA
- the rimM gene encoding ribosome maturation factor RimM (Essential for efficient processing of 16S rRNA), with product MNSDKLVAIGKIAGTYGYAGWLKVIPLTDFPERFYKLDKVILNQGGKLGTFLVDGLKAHNNFYLFKFSGIDTVEVAQGFQNGILQIDESELYPLPEGYFYHFQLQGLSVYDEEKGLLGELTDIIETGANDVYVVDSPQYGEILIPAIKDVILAVKLEEKRMEIKLLPGLIED from the coding sequence TTGAATAGTGATAAGTTGGTGGCTATTGGGAAAATTGCCGGAACTTATGGTTATGCAGGATGGCTTAAGGTGATTCCCCTTACTGATTTCCCGGAACGTTTTTATAAGCTGGATAAGGTTATTCTAAATCAGGGAGGAAAGCTGGGGACATTCCTTGTTGATGGGCTTAAGGCTCATAATAATTTCTATCTATTCAAGTTTAGTGGAATCGATACAGTGGAAGTTGCCCAGGGCTTTCAAAATGGGATTTTGCAGATTGATGAGAGTGAACTTTATCCCTTACCTGAAGGTTATTTCTACCACTTCCAACTCCAGGGACTTTCTGTATACGATGAAGAAAAGGGCCTGCTGGGGGAGTTAACGGATATAATCGAAACCGGGGCCAATGATGTTTATGTAGTGGATTCTCCCCAATATGGAGAAATACTTATTCCCGCTATTAAAGATGTTATCCTAGCGGTAAAGCTGGAAGAAAAGCGCATGGAGATTAAGCTTTTACCGGGCTTGATTGAAGATTGA
- a CDS encoding KH domain-containing protein: protein MKELVEYIAKSLVDNPDEVEVRESEGERSTVLELKVAADDMGKVIGKQGKIAKAIRTLTKATAAKEGKRVAVEIVKEG, encoded by the coding sequence GTGAAAGAACTGGTGGAGTATATTGCCAAATCCCTGGTAGATAATCCAGACGAGGTTGAGGTCAGAGAAAGCGAAGGGGAAAGATCCACGGTACTGGAACTTAAGGTGGCCGCCGATGATATGGGAAAGGTTATAGGTAAACAGGGCAAGATCGCCAAGGCCATTCGTACTCTGACTAAAGCAACAGCAGCCAAAGAAGGGAAAAGGGTAGCAGTAGAAATAGTAAAGGAGGGCTAA
- the rpsP gene encoding 30S ribosomal protein S16, translating into MATRIRLRRMGAKKSPFYRLVVADSRYPRDGRFIEELGYYNPSTTPATVKIDEEKALKWLASGAKPSDTARSLLQKQGIMARFAEIRK; encoded by the coding sequence GTGGCAACAAGAATCAGACTGAGGAGAATGGGAGCCAAGAAGAGTCCCTTTTACCGGTTGGTAGTAGCCGATTCAAGATACCCCAGAGATGGCAGATTTATTGAAGAATTGGGATATTACAATCCTTCTACCACTCCGGCGACAGTAAAGATTGATGAAGAAAAAGCACTTAAATGGTTGGCCAGTGGAGCTAAACCTTCTGATACAGCCAGATCGCTTTTGCAAAAACAGGGAATTATGGCCCGCTTCGCGGAAATTCGCAAGTAA
- the ffh gene encoding signal recognition particle protein: protein MAFEGLSDRLQDIFKKLRGKGKIGEEDIKTAMREVRLALLEADVNFKVVKDFVERVRQRAIGQEVLQSLTPGQQIIKVVHDEMTALMGGSESKLTLAAKPPSIYMLVGLQGAGKTTTVAKLGRNLLRQGRRPVLVAGDIYRPAAIKQLQVLGEQVGIPVFSMGQSNPVDIARASLEYARSQNRDIVILDTAGRLHINEELMDELKQIKSAINPHEILLVVDAMTGQDAVNVAESFNRDLGLTGVILTKLDGDTRGGAALSVKAVTGCPIKYVGMGEKLDALETFFPDRMASRILGMGDILSLVEKAQANIDQEKAREMERKIRKQEFTLEDFLEQMQQVRSMGPLDELLGMIPGIGKQMKGFKGEFDEREILRIEAIIKSMTLQERRDTSIINGSRKKRIARGSGTKVQEVNRLLKQFEESRKLMKQFADLGGKKGKRGGMPPIRFPF from the coding sequence ATGGCATTTGAAGGTTTATCAGATCGACTGCAGGATATTTTCAAAAAGCTTCGTGGAAAAGGCAAAATAGGTGAAGAAGATATAAAAACCGCTATGCGGGAAGTACGCCTGGCTCTCCTGGAGGCAGATGTCAATTTTAAAGTGGTCAAGGATTTTGTGGAACGGGTTCGGCAGAGGGCTATTGGGCAAGAAGTACTGCAGAGCCTGACCCCGGGGCAGCAAATTATCAAGGTTGTTCACGATGAAATGACGGCTTTGATGGGGGGAAGCGAAAGTAAATTAACCCTTGCTGCCAAACCCCCGTCAATATATATGCTGGTGGGACTGCAAGGAGCTGGGAAAACCACTACGGTGGCTAAACTTGGGCGCAATTTGCTTAGACAGGGAAGACGGCCGGTACTGGTTGCTGGTGACATCTATCGCCCGGCTGCTATTAAACAGTTGCAGGTTTTAGGTGAGCAGGTGGGAATACCCGTTTTCTCCATGGGCCAATCAAATCCAGTGGATATTGCCAGGGCTTCCCTGGAATATGCCCGTAGCCAAAATCGAGACATAGTTATTTTAGATACTGCTGGCAGGCTGCATATCAATGAAGAACTGATGGATGAACTGAAACAGATTAAATCGGCGATTAATCCCCATGAAATCCTGCTGGTGGTTGATGCCATGACCGGGCAGGATGCAGTCAATGTGGCCGAGTCCTTCAACCGGGACTTGGGATTGACCGGAGTAATACTAACCAAGCTCGATGGAGATACCAGAGGTGGTGCTGCTCTTTCCGTCAAAGCGGTTACGGGTTGCCCTATAAAATATGTAGGTATGGGGGAGAAGCTTGATGCTTTGGAAACCTTTTTCCCCGATCGAATGGCATCCCGTATACTGGGCATGGGTGATATCCTGAGCCTGGTGGAGAAAGCCCAGGCTAATATTGATCAGGAAAAAGCCCGGGAAATGGAACGGAAAATTCGTAAACAGGAGTTTACTTTGGAGGATTTCTTGGAACAGATGCAGCAGGTAAGATCAATGGGGCCTCTGGATGAATTGTTGGGAATGATTCCTGGGATCGGGAAACAGATGAAGGGTTTCAAAGGAGAGTTTGATGAAAGAGAGATATTAAGGATTGAAGCCATAATAAAATCCATGACTCTGCAGGAAAGAAGAGATACCTCTATCATTAATGGAAGCAGGAAGAAAAGAATTGCCCGGGGGAGTGGAACCAAGGTTCAGGAGGTAAATCGCTTATTAAAACAGTTTGAAGAATCCAGGAAACTGATGAAACAATTTGCCGACCTTGGCGGGAAAAAAGGAAAACGAGGGGGAATGCCCCCTATAAGATTTCCGTTTTAA
- the ylxM gene encoding YlxM family DNA-binding protein yields the protein MLEKTEHMIMLKDFYGPLLTLKQQDLMSLYYEDDWSLSEIAENRGTSRQAVYDVLKRAETALQEYEERLGLVDKFIFTRRGLEEIYTLLKKTGCLEQKEIEKAIEILHEIMELV from the coding sequence ATGCTGGAGAAAACAGAACATATGATTATGCTTAAAGATTTTTATGGACCTTTGCTGACTTTAAAACAGCAGGATCTTATGAGTCTTTATTATGAAGATGACTGGTCTTTATCCGAAATTGCAGAAAACAGGGGAACCAGTCGTCAGGCAGTTTATGATGTGCTCAAAAGAGCTGAAACTGCACTACAGGAATATGAAGAGAGGCTGGGACTGGTTGATAAATTCATATTTACCCGCCGGGGACTGGAAGAGATCTATACTTTATTGAAAAAGACAGGCTGTCTGGAGCAGAAAGAGATAGAAAAAGCTATTGAAATCCTCCATGAAATAATGGAATTAGTATAA
- a CDS encoding DegV family protein, whose protein sequence is MNILQEKIALLCDSMCDLPRGFIEKFNIKVISARVIYPQQEYIDRVDIQPEEVYARMPQEIPTTSMPPLQEIKEIFEKIRSEGFTHVLAVHISSGLSGTSQAVKLIAKDIKDMKVEVIDTKTLSMGTGWLVLDAARNIANGWSFEKTLENLKKLQNKMHLYYVIETLEYLRRGGRIGLVASMLGEFLHLKPIISVNLEGKYFTFCKAKGRKKSIEKLIELVEQSTKDKPFNLAILHGGAKAECEAILERLRNLPNLKEVITSDISPALGVHTGPGLLGVCFHEV, encoded by the coding sequence ATGAATATTTTGCAAGAAAAAATAGCCCTGCTATGTGATAGCATGTGTGACCTGCCTCGCGGCTTTATTGAAAAATTTAATATCAAGGTTATTTCCGCCAGAGTAATCTATCCCCAACAAGAATATATCGACCGGGTGGATATTCAACCCGAAGAGGTTTATGCCCGTATGCCTCAGGAAATTCCTACCACGTCTATGCCACCATTACAAGAAATCAAAGAGATCTTTGAAAAAATTCGTAGCGAAGGCTTTACTCATGTACTGGCTGTTCACATCTCCAGCGGGCTTTCAGGAACCTCTCAGGCCGTCAAGCTTATCGCTAAAGACATTAAAGACATGAAAGTAGAAGTGATTGATACCAAAACTCTATCCATGGGAACCGGCTGGTTGGTGCTGGACGCTGCCCGCAATATTGCCAATGGATGGAGCTTTGAGAAAACACTGGAAAACCTGAAGAAACTGCAAAATAAAATGCATCTTTATTATGTTATTGAAACCTTGGAATACCTGCGTCGTGGTGGAAGAATCGGGCTGGTTGCCAGCATGCTGGGAGAATTTTTGCATCTGAAACCTATCATCTCGGTTAACTTAGAAGGAAAATATTTTACCTTCTGTAAAGCTAAAGGACGAAAAAAATCCATAGAGAAACTTATTGAACTGGTGGAACAATCCACGAAGGACAAACCCTTTAACCTGGCTATTCTGCATGGGGGGGCCAAAGCGGAATGTGAAGCTATTTTAGAAAGACTGCGTAATCTTCCCAATCTTAAGGAAGTAATAACTTCAGATATTAGCCCGGCACTCGGAGTACACACTGGACCAGGATTACTCGGTGTGTGTTTTCACGAAGTTTAG
- a CDS encoding HD-GYP domain-containing protein, giving the protein MKRVPMEELEPGMVIARTVIGSDGRALLTENSQLSEAYIERLRLLGFKSVYIKDGLADIDIPQVISNQVLSAVSSTLSNSIKSYSTKKTLDLKSLRMVVTMLLDDLLSNHNLLIQLEDIRAHDDYLFFHSINVAIFSMMTAITMGYTEGKVIDIGLGALLHDIGMIMIDPAIINKSGQLTESESAQIRKHPEIGFNILRTYREVPTKVTHIAYQHHERVDGSGYPRMLDRKQILEYALIVAVADTFDAVVSDRPFRKGYSTTEALIILRKLSNSYYDPEIVEAFASNIALYPVGCLLSLNTGHIALVTSVTRINSTRPTVHVICDRDYNLIHPPFEINLQKSTEISILKRLSNEETDIVRSKIYTQRNEARTGSCVG; this is encoded by the coding sequence ATGAAAAGGGTGCCGATGGAGGAATTAGAACCGGGAATGGTAATAGCCAGGACTGTAATAGGATCTGATGGGAGGGCTCTGTTAACTGAGAATTCCCAGCTTTCAGAAGCATACATTGAAAGACTGCGATTATTGGGGTTTAAATCAGTCTATATCAAAGATGGGTTGGCTGATATTGATATACCCCAGGTAATTTCCAACCAGGTTCTTTCTGCTGTTTCAAGTACCTTGAGCAATTCGATAAAAAGTTATTCGACTAAAAAAACTTTGGATTTAAAAAGTTTAAGAATGGTTGTCACCATGTTACTTGATGATTTATTAAGCAACCATAATCTGCTTATTCAATTGGAAGATATTCGAGCTCATGATGATTATTTGTTTTTTCATTCAATCAATGTAGCAATATTTTCAATGATGACAGCTATAACTATGGGATATACAGAAGGAAAAGTGATAGATATCGGCTTAGGAGCTTTGCTCCATGATATAGGTATGATTATGATTGACCCGGCTATTATTAATAAAAGTGGTCAACTAACAGAAAGCGAAAGTGCACAAATTAGGAAACACCCCGAAATCGGTTTTAATATTTTAAGAACTTACCGGGAAGTACCGACCAAGGTAACGCATATTGCTTACCAGCATCATGAAAGAGTTGATGGCTCTGGTTATCCCCGCATGTTGGATCGAAAGCAAATCCTAGAATACGCCTTAATTGTTGCAGTTGCGGATACTTTTGATGCGGTAGTTTCGGACCGGCCTTTTCGAAAGGGATACTCTACTACTGAAGCTCTTATCATTCTAAGAAAGCTATCTAATAGTTATTACGACCCGGAAATTGTTGAAGCATTTGCATCAAATATAGCCCTATACCCTGTTGGCTGCCTTTTGAGTCTTAATACGGGACATATTGCTTTAGTCACATCAGTTACTCGGATTAATTCCACGCGTCCTACGGTGCATGTAATATGTGACCGTGATTACAATTTAATACACCCGCCCTTTGAAATTAACCTGCAAAAATCTACTGAGATTAGTATTCTTAAGAGACTAAGCAATGAAGAGACCGACATTGTTCGTTCCAAGATTTATACGCAGAGGAATGAAGCGAGGACAGGATCCTGTGTAGGTTGA
- a CDS encoding YvyF protein, giving the protein MAEIRNCPKCKQLFTSNSKQVLCPVCAGLVEQEYSIVRNFIRDNPGVSLIDVVRETGVKQEIVLSFIREGRFVHM; this is encoded by the coding sequence ATGGCTGAAATACGTAATTGTCCTAAATGTAAGCAGCTCTTTACCTCTAACTCAAAACAGGTATTATGTCCGGTTTGTGCTGGACTTGTAGAACAGGAATATAGTATTGTCCGCAATTTTATTAGAGACAACCCTGGTGTTAGCCTTATTGATGTGGTGCGAGAGACCGGGGTAAAACAGGAAATAGTTCTTAGCTTCATACGGGAGGGACGATTCGTACATATGTAA
- a CDS encoding HD-GYP domain-containing protein — protein sequence MKRVFMEELETGMVIARTIIGADGRALLTENTRLNETYIQRLQQLGISSVYIKDGLADIEIPEVISAQVLTAVSSNVNSMFKTFTSRKTLDINQLRKMISLLLEDIVTNRNVIIHLEDIRAYDDYLLFHSINVAVLSMMTGLSMEYPEAKLVDLGLGALLHDLGMIMIDSAIFKSAREKELTAEEREEIQKHAEIGFNILRTYREVPTKVAHIAYQHHERFDGSGYPRKLDKKQILEYASIVAVADVFDAIVSDRPFRRGYSSTDAMLIIRRLVNTYFDSEVVEAFATNIAMYPIGCLVSLNSGHIAVVTSVSKINSLSPVVYVTLDHDLNFIEKPFQLNLQEIKGFKIQRRLSYEETEVVRAKIAGQKIECQNKSPKINNEKSYAVL from the coding sequence ATGAAGAGAGTATTTATGGAAGAGCTGGAAACCGGTATGGTAATTGCCCGGACTATAATTGGAGCAGATGGTAGGGCTCTGCTTACCGAGAATACGCGCTTGAATGAAACTTATATACAAAGATTGCAACAATTAGGAATTAGTTCAGTTTACATTAAAGATGGTTTAGCTGATATTGAAATACCGGAAGTTATTTCTGCCCAGGTGCTAACTGCTGTTTCCAGCAATGTAAATAGTATGTTTAAAACATTTACCTCTAGAAAGACTCTGGATATAAATCAGCTTCGTAAGATGATATCTCTATTGCTGGAAGATATAGTGACTAATAGGAATGTTATTATCCATCTGGAAGATATCCGGGCCTATGATGACTACCTTTTGTTTCACTCCATTAACGTAGCTGTTCTATCCATGATGACCGGTTTGAGTATGGAATATCCGGAAGCAAAGCTTGTGGACTTGGGATTGGGAGCATTGCTGCATGATCTAGGTATGATTATGATTGACTCGGCTATTTTTAAATCAGCACGGGAAAAAGAACTAACTGCCGAGGAGAGAGAAGAAATTCAAAAACATGCGGAAATCGGTTTTAATATTTTACGCACCTACAGGGAAGTGCCGACCAAAGTAGCCCACATTGCTTACCAACACCACGAAAGATTTGATGGTTCTGGGTATCCACGAAAACTGGACAAAAAACAAATCCTGGAATATGCTTCTATAGTAGCAGTAGCAGATGTTTTTGATGCCATTGTTTCAGACCGTCCTTTTCGCCGGGGTTACTCTTCAACGGATGCTATGCTGATTATAAGAAGATTGGTTAATACTTACTTTGATTCGGAAGTTGTTGAAGCCTTTGCCACTAACATCGCCATGTATCCGATTGGTTGTCTTGTAAGTCTCAATTCTGGTCATATCGCTGTGGTTACCTCTGTTAGCAAAATTAATTCTCTCTCTCCGGTGGTTTATGTGACCTTGGACCACGATTTGAACTTTATTGAAAAACCCTTCCAGCTCAACCTTCAGGAAATAAAGGGATTCAAGATTCAAAGAAGGCTAAGTTATGAAGAAACTGAAGTTGTTCGTGCCAAAATTGCCGGTCAGAAGATAGAATGCCAAAATAAGAGCCCCAAGATTAATAACGAAAAGAGCTATGCAGTTTTATAA
- a CDS encoding YaiI/YqxD family protein — protein MKIIVDADACPRPVLQSCLELGHKYDVPVWTVASFNHHIESDHHIVVGNASQEADLKVINLTQRGDMVITQDWGLAAMVLGKGARCLSPIGREYRNENMDFLLEEREIKAKLRRAGGRTKGPRKRSVEDNLRFQRSLEKLLLAIPPHPHP, from the coding sequence ATGAAGATTATAGTGGATGCCGATGCCTGCCCCAGACCGGTTCTGCAAAGCTGCCTTGAATTAGGTCACAAGTATGATGTTCCCGTCTGGACAGTAGCCAGCTTTAATCACCATATTGAATCTGATCATCACATAGTGGTAGGAAATGCTTCCCAGGAAGCTGATCTTAAGGTAATAAACTTAACCCAACGGGGTGACATGGTTATAACTCAGGACTGGGGGCTAGCAGCCATGGTTCTGGGTAAGGGAGCCCGCTGCCTCTCCCCCATTGGCCGTGAATACCGTAATGAAAACATGGACTTCCTCTTAGAAGAAAGAGAAATCAAGGCTAAATTACGCCGGGCTGGTGGTCGGACAAAAGGCCCCAGAAAGAGAAGCGTCGAAGATAATTTACGTTTTCAAAGAAGCCTGGAAAAATTGTTGCTAGCTATCCCCCCACACCCCCACCCTTAA
- a CDS encoding YkuS family protein, translating to MEKVIAVENNLTPIKEYLEARGCLVVDIGSGWNIPVDAVVISGLDKNLMGMQDIVTVAPVIEARGKTPEEVWDSISR from the coding sequence ATGGAAAAGGTTATTGCGGTAGAGAATAATCTGACTCCAATAAAAGAGTATCTTGAAGCTCGCGGTTGCCTGGTGGTTGATATTGGTTCAGGGTGGAATATCCCTGTGGACGCAGTGGTTATATCAGGCCTGGATAAGAACCTGATGGGGATGCAAGATATTGTAACGGTGGCTCCAGTTATTGAGGCACGGGGAAAAACTCCAGAAGAAGTTTGGGACAGTATTTCGAGGTGA